One genomic segment of Suncus etruscus isolate mSunEtr1 chromosome 15, mSunEtr1.pri.cur, whole genome shotgun sequence includes these proteins:
- the ABHD11 gene encoding protein ABHD11, with protein sequence MLRWARTWRRPIVGFGRSWLGSSKVPVAPNSSGRDGARPRPVPLSYNLLDGEANLPALVFLHGLFGCKTNFNSIAKALAQQTGRRVLTMDARNHGDSPHNPDMSYEAMSQDIQELLPQLGLVPSVLIGHSMGGKTAMLLALQRPELVDRLISVDISPVETTAVSDFPAYMAAMKAINIPDGLPRSSARKLADEQLRPVIQDLGVRQFLLTNLVEVDGRLVWRVNLDALAQHMRQIMAFPPHQESYSGPTLFLLGGNSEFVRPSHHREIQRLFPHAQIQTVPNAGHWVHADRPQDFMAAIRGFLA encoded by the exons ATGCTGCGCTGGGCCCGCACCTGGAGGCGCCCCATAGTGGGGTTCGGCCGCTCCTGGCTCGGTTCCTCCAAGGTGCCCGTGGCACCCAACAGCAGTGGCCGAGACGGAGCCAGGCCGAG GCCTGTGCCGCTTTCCTACAATCTCCTGGATGGGGAGGCGAACCTGCCGGCCCTGGTCTTTCTGCATGGGCTCTTCGGTTGCAAAACCAACTTCAACTCCATCGCCAAGGCCTTGGCCCAGCAGACGGGCCGCAGG GTGCTCACGATGGATGCCCGGAACCATGGTGACAGCCCCCACAACCCAGATATGAGCTACGAGGCCATGAGCCAGGACATCCAGGAACTCCTGCCCCAGCTGGGTCTAGTCCCCAGCGTCCTCATTGGCCACAGCATGGGAGGCAAGACGGCCATGCTGTTGGCCCTTCAGAGG CCTGAGCTGGTGGACCGCCTGATCTCTGTGGACATCAGCCCAGTCGAAACCACAGCAGTGTCAGACTTCCCGGCCTATATGGCAGCCATGAAGGCCATTAACATCCCAGACGGGCTCCCCCGCTCCTCTGCCCGAAAACTGGCCGACGAGCAGCTTAGGCCTGTAATTCAG GACTTAGGCGTGCGGCAGTTCCTGCTCACCAACCTGGTGGAGGTGGACGGGCGCCTAGTGTGGCGGGTGAACTTAGATGCCCTCGCACAGCATATGCGCCAGATCATGGCCTTTCCACCCCACCAAGAAAGCTACTCAGGACCCACCCTCTTCCTCCTCGGTGGAAACTCTGAATTTGTGCG GCCCAGCCACCATCGTGAAATCCAGCGGCTCTTTCCTCACGCCCAGATACAGACAGTGCCCAATGCTGGCCACTGGGTCCATGCTGACCGCCCGCAGGACTTCATGGCCGCCATCCGAGGCTTCCTCGCCTGA